TTGATCCATCTAAAGCTTTCCAATCGAAAGAGAACACAGTTCCACCATCAAGTCCATTAAAGGATGGTAAATAGTTCTTGTCAGCACAATAGTATTATACTCTTGCAACAAacagatttattattttagcttCAAACCTATGAacacatttatatttgaaatttttattgacTCTTAAATCCTGAAGCAAACATTTGATAATACATACACAATTAGTCAACACACTGTTTATAAATCATTGTACAAGTTTAACTTGCTTTCTGTTACTTCTTTTGATAACCTCAttcttcatatatttatttatttttctaggaaatagaaaataaagaaaagaagcCAAAAGAAAGGGAACCTAACCATTATGGACCTGTTAAATGTCAGCGGTGTGAAGTCAAGGAGCACAGTATATAgtgttattttttacattgcGTAAAATGATTCTAACAATGTGTGTTATAAGTATGACAATATAGTGTTATTGTTACATTGTGTAAAATGATACTTATAATGTGTTATATGTTACCTTTTATAATCTTACAGTGACATTGTGTAAAATGAATCTAACAATATGTGTGATGTCACATTATTTAACTATAGTAACATTTGTGACGAGTGAACCAACACCTTCTAACGGAAAAGCTGGTAGAGTAACCTTGTGTAAAATGATAGAGAATTTGTACTGTATGTCAAGTTACACAGCACATAGTTTTAATGGTGTAAAATGATTCTAACAATGAGTGAAATAATTGTGacaatgtattgttttatcataatATAAATACCCAATcattattaataaacaaaaatgatagcAATATTATTTGTAAGATTGATTTTAAAGATTCCATTCCTcctcataaaatataaaacccaAGATTTGACTTCTCAAGATCatataatattcatttgaagGTTGTGAATTTTAGTGTCTCCCAAAACATATTCTCATATCACCTGGATAATTAAATAGGTATTACCCCATTGAGAACAGCGTCTAGTCAGAAATGTTAACTGAATATTACAGCAGCTTCATTTCTTACTTCATATATACTCACGCATATCACTTTTAAGACGAGGAAATAGCAGGTTTTAATTATGTGAAGTACCACTGTAGTTTAACCTTGTATTTTATACTGTACTTTAAATAGTTATTAGTGTTTTTAATGTAGAATTATGTATGCAaccactttttattttttaaatcatttgttaTAAATCTATATGTATGATAGGTACAAGTATCTTTTCTGAGTTAATATAAAGGATTAAACTATGACAATTTTAAACCTATGGCAGCACATTTTTCACACTAcctctatttattttttattagtaaATGTTAAAATCTTGAAGGTACTTTTTCATCTTTGTTCGATCTACAAGCGATAATTTTTCTCTGTACCTTTATTTTTATAGTGTCTGTTGTTCTTTAGTTTTTAGTATGTAGTGATTAGTAATAACTAGATATAGACTTATGTAGAGAaaaaagtttagaaaaaaactcaaCTCATTAACACTTGCCTGAATTAGCAACATTTTTAACTGTTaaagtatttacaaaaaatgatctGGTAACACCAGTGCTTGATATGCCAGtcatatttctaaatatttttcctCAAGCTTTTCTAAACATCACTAAATGAAATTCAAGCACATACTATTTGATGAATATGTACGATGCCTTTGATTTGACCTTTATATATGCAGCAGGGATATGCCACACAAATATTATCTTATGTGTCACATTTATATGCACAAATTAAATCATTGCCTGATAAACTTTTGATCATAGAATCACATTTTCAATCTTGTTACTTACTGATTCTTTATGTAGCATGTCAGTAaaggttttgttttaaatcaggTTCAACTTTAGGCTGACATATCATGTGTTGAGTttgattatttatgtattttgtgCATGATCAAGatcaattaaaattttagaCCATGTTTAATTTCGTTTCTATGTTGATTTAGGCCATATAAGTGGCACCTTTAACATCCCTGTCTGTGAGCAGGATAATTGGGAAAAAAactgatacatgttcaaaagaTGGACCCTGTGTCTTTATAAACATGATAGTCACACAACCCATAATTCCATTGCATTGGACAAAGTAAACCcttaaccctcttgctgccgaTCGTTTTTCAAGGTTGCATTTCATATGCGGGAAAATACGACAGCTCAACGTCTGTGACGTAACATGCCAAACAACGACGTCATTTTATATATGACGTCACAACATAATGACTGTAACATTTAGGACCCattggaaaaaaacataacactGTTTAATCTcgctttttttaattaaaagagaTACAGCATTGATAAGAAGCTTGCATAAATTTCACCACGGACATATGTGTCCCTCAAACACTGCCGGTGTGGAAATATGTGTCCCTCTGGCAGCAAAGAGGGTTAAGGTGTATGTctcattaatttttaaaagatccAAATAAACCTAATTGTAAGGATGTATCTAGGGAAAtatgtcaaagggacaacaacccaagcaaagagcagaaaacagccaaaggacaccaatgggtcttcaatacagcgaggAAATCACATCCAGAAGTGGGCTTCAGctgacctttaaaaaaaatgtgtaattcTTCTATTTTCTTTGCTTCATTGATTTCCATAAGTAAGTTTTTGGGCCATGTAGTATTGATAAATTGAAGTCACATGTTCAGGtgttttaattgatataaaaggGCTTTACTGTCATGGGAAGGATCAGTATACACAGCCAAAAATCTGGTAAAAGTAAACACTATTTTCATGGATTGATAGATCACGTGATCAGTCCAgtcttaaaagtaaaatttaaaaaaaaaacagctccAATGAGAATTCCAACTTAAAAGTACTTTATAAAGTGGCAATATCAAAAGCGTAAACACATCTAACAAAGGAATGGAAGTGATTTATTTCTGACTTGTTACCAGCATCTCTTTGTGTTTCCTATTAATAGATtgttaataactttcttaaactatcctggatttgtaccaaacttggattGAAGCTTATTTTTGATcacaagatagtatccagaagtaaattttgagacactgggttctgcggaacccttacaaattttaattgattgataGATAATCTGTTTAGACTGATTTGATAGATCACATGATTAGATTGATTTAGTAGATTGATATACCACAGACCAAGACCAATTTAAGAAATGGTTCGATCACAGCATTGTCAATTTTCAGCAGTTGATGGTTAGTatgatttgtcaaatttaatggATTAAATAGATCACATGCACCTTATCGCTAGTTGTcagccattactggatatcacacaggttcctgtaaaattttgtGTCGTAAAACAACATATATGACGGCACAATGGAacagtgattgttgtatgcgtcaaaaggtcAAGCGGCCGAGTAGgctaatagcgataaggtgtattagcAGGAGGGTTGAATGTCAAGCTTAGTGACATCATTTATCAGGTTTAATTGATTACTAGATCATTTGATCAGTTAGACTTAATGAACTTGGTTAGTGGTTGCAGAGAATTACTAAAAGTTCTAGTTTTCGGATTCAAATCATGTCTGTTCCGGATTGATTTACTCATTCGGAACACTTtggatttttcttttattctaaaGAAGAATCTTCCCGCGAAATTTATGAACGATGTCATCAGCAAATAACATTAGCGACGATTTTAAAGAGAAATGGTACGTATTATTGGGGTCAAACCTATAATCCGACAGTCTTATAATCTGACACTCCAAGAGTCTGTCAGTCCTATAATCTGACAGCTGATAATCTTACTCACGGTCACTTGTCTCTGAAAAATAGTGTCCATCCAGACTGTGTTTCCAGTTTTCATGGTGTCGCGCTAAAATTTAAAACCAAGCAATCCTGCATCATGCTCAGACCCCAATACACTTTAAtatcgctatttagtccattccgggaaaaacagtcatttaaacaacttcctgtttaggtCACCGGCCGAAAAATGGAGGTCATCAGTAGTGAGCTGAGGGAGtaaaaactttagaaagtgatcatcaagaaactttgatatagtatgctccacttttttcgaaattaaaattgaagtataAAGTTATTTTGCTTGTAGTATTTAcggtagtttaaacaggtctcattaaaaagtatcaagcatggtgaattgtttaaacagggtcccagatagcttcaactggatgaaaaagttgtgtaattttataaCTAAtccggaatggaataaatagcgattaggtgtatgAAACccaccctatatttttttaaacaaaaaaattatcaaatcagTCAGTATAACatcttggtttaataatataGGAGAAAAACCAGTTGTGTCCATCTTCTTTTACATTATTTCCGTCATTGCATGTTTGCCCagcaaaattgaattttatttctagCAGACATGGTAAATATTGGCCTTTCACTGAAACACTGTCAGTTTGTGGTACACATTCCCTTGACGCTCTCAGCAATTTATCAACAGATTTCCTTCTGATCTGGGGAACCGCAGCTATTCAACATCAAAAGAGGGAAATGATTATTTCGTTTTTCTGTCAAATGGGTCTGGAAAGTGCAAATTCTTGATTATCCTTACTGTCTTTATAAGAAATGATCTTatataacttattttaaaaaaagaattgtctACTACCCTATTATCTAAGCCATTTCATTAACtatgtataaacataaaattaaattttattttagtgaagtCACTGGTGTTATAAATGGTAAGCGAGAGAACTATTTAGATTGGCCTGATTATTTCATGGCAATTGCATTTCTTTCTGCACAAAGAAGCAAAGATCCTAGAACCCAGGTAAGATATATTGATGTTATTATGGTTAGGATTATATCTACTTGGGGAGTGACTCTTGAAATGGTGATACTAGCCTGATTATCAGTACTTGTTATCGTTTGGTATGATTTGGAATATATCCTTTCACCAATAGGTCATTGACAATTTGTTGGGGATGGGGTCTGTCATCAGTGTTGCTTTTCTACCAAAGACAACACAGGCTCCAGATAACCAGCTGTCTAAGCTAAGGTACAAATTGTGGATAAACCAGAGTTTCTCTGtagatcaaaatatttcaaaattgtaaggTTGGCCAGGTCAGtaggtatttgtttttttttaaccaaaacatAACTGAGGGGGGAAAGGAGGGGGTCTTGATTCTGAATTCCCGGGTTTAAAAACACTAATTTCGAGGTCCCgaaattaaataaagtaaatcccgTCATCCTaaaatcctaaaaaaaaaaatcctggatccgGAAAGGGCCAATCCCGAAATCCAGAGCTTAAAAACAGCTGATCccggagtcctgataaaggtcctattcCACCTCATAACTTATATGATCTAGACAAGAAAATGATGATCAGATCATGAAAAACATCAGTAGaagttacaaaacttttaaaacagttattgttataaaattgcTCAGGTAGGCTTCTTTTTAGGTGGGTGGGTCGgcaacatcaaacgaatgaaattttatttttggccTTATTTCTATATTGTGAAATTTTCCAATTGTGAAAGAAAAGGTtttactaaattaaaaaaattacacatttaaaattttgctaTCATTACTTTTCAAGAAGGCagcatatacataaaaaaaattcaattataaatCTAGCAATAACATTGTTTAAAAAACCACTATGGTAAATgtactaaaaaaaatctgaatattAAGTGAGTATATAATAGTTTTGATAATACTGTACTGAATGTATAtgtaaaaaactaaaacaactaATAGATAGTTTATATCTGTTAACTTCAAAAGGTAATGCGGTAGCAGATATTGGTTTCCTTCATTATGACAGTAACTTGATAATCTTGAAATACAACCCCTAAAAACACCATATGACACCAAAAGAAATATACATCTTTAATTTCTGTTTACCTTTCAGGTAGGGGCTTGTATTGTTAACgaggaaaataaaattgttggaATTGGATATAATGGTATGCCAATTGGTTGTCATGACGATTTAATGCCATGGGGACGTGAACATTCAGatgttttacaaacaaaacaGCTTTATGGTATTATATAGTTTTTACACCTAAGTTTAGAAGaaattacatcatgtacattgcTCTTCTCTAGCAGCTAGCCTGTATGTTTCCAAATAGCAGTTTTCAATGACAACTCAAATTTTGCCTGGGCTACTGAAGTGTCATTTGTAACACCATGAAGTTATTAAGTTTCTATGACgtctaatattttacattaaattgtgTGGTCAGAGgtaaaaaatgtctaaatttatTGCACATGATACagtttatatttgttgatttgtataaaaaaaatgcagaacaTTTTGGGAAACCTCAAAACAAAAGGCAATTTAGGATTGCTTACTTCTCCATAAAATTAAACTgaatatgtgtttattttcagtttGCCATGCAGAATTAAATGCTGTTCTGAACAAGAACTCATCAGATGTGAATCattatgtgtttattttcagtttGCCATGCAGAATTAAATGCTGTTCTGAACAAGAACTCATCTGATGTGAATCattatgtgtttattttcagtttGCCATACAGAATTAAATGCTGTTCTGAACAAGAACTCATCTGATGTAAATCattatgtgtttattttcagtttGCCATACAGAATTAAATGCTGTTCTGAACAAGAACTCATCAGATGTGAATCattatgtgtttattttcagtttGCCATGCAGAATTAAATGCTGTTCTGAACAAGAACTCATCCGATGTGAATCattatgtgtttattttcagtttGCCATGCAGAATTAAATGCTGTTCTGAACAAGAACTCATCCGATGTAAAGAACTGTACAATATATGTGGCTTTGTTCCCATGTAATGAGTGTGCTAAAGTTGTTATACAGTCCGGTATCAAACAAGTCGTTTACTATTCAGataaatatcatgaaaaacCAGAATTCATTGCTTCAAGGAAAATGATGGACATGGCTGGAGTGAAATACAGGTAAATAAATAATGGACATGGCTGGAGTGAAATACAGGTAAATTAATGATGGACATGGCTGGAGTGAAATACAGGTAAATTAATGATGGACATGGCTGGAGTGAAATACAGGTAAATTAATGATGGACATGGCTGGAGTGAAATACAGGTAAATTAATGATGGACATGGCTGGAGTGAAATACAGGTAAATTAATGATGGACATGGCTGGAGTGAAATAATGGCTGGGGTGAAATACAGGTAAATTAATAATGGACATGGCTGGGGTGAAATACAGGTAAATTAATAATGGACATGGCTGGGGTGAAATACAGGTAAATTAATGATGGACATGGCTGGAGTGAAATACAGGTAAATTAATGATGGACATGGCTGGAGTGAAATACAGGTAAATTAATGATGGACATGGCTGGAGTGAAATACAGGTAAATTAATGATGGACATGGCTGGAGTGAAATACAGGTAAATTAATGATGGACATGGCTGGAGTGAAATACAGGTAAATTAATGATGGACATGGCTGGAGTGAAATAATGGCTGGGGTGAAATACAGGTAAATTAATAATGGACATGGCTGGGGTGAAATACAGGTAAATTAATAATGGACATGGCTGGGGTGAAATACAGGTAAATTAATGATGGACATGGCTGGAGTGAAATACAGGTAAATTAATGATGGACATGGCTGGAGTGAAATACAGGTAAATTAATGATGGACATGGCTGGAGTGAAATACAGGTAAATTAATGATGGACATGACTGGAGTGAAATACAGGTAAATTAATGATGGACATGGCTGGGGTGAAATACAGGTAAATTAATAATGGACATGGCTGGGGTGAAATACAGGTAAATTAATGATGGACATGGCTGGAGTGAAATACAGGTAAATTAATGATGGACATGGCTGGAGTGAAATACAGGTAAATGAATAATGGACACAGCTACAGTTTAATAACTAGCATCACAAGGATATGTCATTGGAAATAGGCATGTGTATGAGAAAAGTTCAGACATGTGTTAGAAAACATCAAAATTGTTTGTTGAGAAAATCAAACACTTGTAAGAAAAGTTCAGACATGTGTTAGAAAACATCAAAATTGTTTGTTGAGAAAATCAAACACTTGTAAGAAAAGTTCAGACATGTGTTAGAAAACATCAAAATTGTTTGTTGAGAAAATCAAACACTTGTAAGAAAAGTTCAGACATGTGTTAGAAAACATCAAAATTGTTTGTTGAGAAAATCAAACACTTGTAAGAAAAGTTCAGACATGTGTTAGAAAACATCAAAATTGTTTGTTGAGAAAATCAAACACTTGTAAGAAAAGTTCAGACATGTGTTAGAAAACATCAAAATTGTTTGTTGAGAAAATCAAACACTTGTAAGAAAAGTTCAGACATGTGTTAGAAAACATCAAAATTGTTTGTTGAGAAAATCAAACACTTGTAAGAAAAGTTCAGACATGTGTTAGAAAACATCAAAATTGTTTGTTGAGAAAATCAAACActtgtatttaaagaaaagtTCAGACATGTGTTAGAAAACATCAAAATTGTTTGTTGAGAAAATCAAACACTTGTAAGAAAAGTTCAGACATGTGTTAGAAAACATCAAAACTGTTTGTTGAGAAAATCAAACACTTGTAAGAAGAGTTCAGACAGACAGCAATCAAAAAAAAAGGGAAGACATTTAGTGGTTAACACACTCCTTTTTCAACAATAAACTGtacatacacaaaatatttgGCTCTCAATCTGTcggactttaaaaaaaatataaaaaaaagttttaccatTCAATCTCAACTGCTGATATATAATTACTCCCCAAAAGAGTGTTTACAAAAGGCAATTTACAACTtttgttacttttatttttcagacaaCATATTCCCAAGAAAACGCAGATTCTAATAGATTTCAGTGTGATTGAAAATATGACACAAGAAGTTAAAGACGTACTAAACAAGGAATCAGATTAACATACATTACTTTATATATTGTGATCAAATCAGAATACATTGCTTAGCACATGGACATTGGAATAACACATGTTACAAGATTGAATAAAAGACACTTAACATTACAATAGAACAATGGAGTCATGAATACTAGTTGGATTTTCATTGGTTTAGAATAATGAACAGTAGAGACCTGAATACTAGTTGGATTTTCATTGGTAGGGAGAAACAAGGAACTGAGATACTCTATACAATACAAATCTTAGCATCTTCCATAAGACCACATAACAAAACAGATGATTGAATAGAGATTTTTCTCGAACTATTAAAATTGTTTCCagggaaaataaatgaaaccacAATACTTGATACCAGGGATTACAGATAATGGCAGAAAGTAATAAATAGCCGTCATAATTATTCTCATTGTTTAAGTTATATCTATGTATAAAGTCTGTGATGGAAGTGAATAgtataataaatatagaatgtaaatagtttgatatttatttatctttttgaaGTAAAACTGTTATGAAATGGTTCCTAATCTGAGGGATTATTGTGCTTGGGCATTCTTCTGAAGCCACaatgtcaaattatttttcaccacaaaaaactgtaaaatatcaaaCGGGAAATATGAAGTTTAATTGCCATTGAGATAGCTATACATTACCGTTATAAATACTCTACAAATTAAAggaaatatgtggtatgattgccattgagataGCTATACATTACCGTTATAAATACTCTACAAATTAAAGGAAatatgaggtatgattgccattgagccAGCTTTACATCCGAGTCCAAAGAAACGATAAGGTTACAACTAAAGGGTACCATACAACCTTgtcattcaacaatgagcaaaatccataATGTATAGTTGTCAATAAGATTTCCTAGCATGacattatttcaaatgattcaacagaaaacaaaaatatgacacctaaaaaacaaaaaggaagCAAGCTTGTGTGTTATTGTAAGAGGTCAGCCTGCATTTGACATTGGAAAGAGGACAAGAAACATTAAAGATATCAGTTTGAAACGATAGGACATGTATGATCCTATGGAAAACAAAAGTATTGACATAATCCTGTACTTGAGAAATCTTTTcagaaaaatttgaaagatttggTTTGTTATTGTCTCGACTGCGATGAGTcgcaaaatgtatatataggGATCACTATCCTGtagtaaactatttgtataaagcTTTGTATTTCAGAGGGTAGAATATATGGAGGTTTCACACCTTTTTTGCAGATGTTTTATGTTGCAAAGTTTCtgtctgtcatatgtccattgtccttgacctcattttcagtTCCTTGCAAGGTCGAAACTTTCTCCAAGACAGAGTTCACCTGAGCTGATCTCATTTTATGtatcattgatcaatgtttaaGTCCTtttctgagatactataagcagtaCTATAGGTCAactctatatttggtgtatgaaattaTTGTTAAGTAAACAAGTCAGTCTGGCAGACCTGTTTCATttgacctttacctcatttttaTTCACAGTTTATAATATTATGTTTTCCTGGTGAAATCTGTTTCTCAGATaattcaactatatttgtttcaCAGAATGAACACATGGTGACTATGTCTGGCAGAGTTTACCTCATGGTGACTTTGTCTGGCAGAGTTTACCACAGGGTGACTATGTCTGGCAGAGTTTACCACAGGGTGACTATGTCTGGCAGAGTTTACCTCAGGCTGACTATGTCTGGCAGAGTTTACCTCAGGGTGACTATGTCTGGCAGAGTTTACCACAGGGTGACTATGTCTGGCAGAGTTTACCTCAGGGTGACTATGTCTGGCAGAGTTTACCACAGGGTGACTATGTCTGGCAGAGTTTACCTCAGGGTGACTATGTCTGGCAGAGTTTACCACATGGTGACTATGTCTGGCAGAGTTTACCTTATGGTGACTTTGTCTGGCAGAGTTTACCACAGGGTGACTATGTCTGACAGAGTTAACC
This Mytilus trossulus isolate FHL-02 chromosome 14, PNRI_Mtr1.1.1.hap1, whole genome shotgun sequence DNA region includes the following protein-coding sequences:
- the LOC134695959 gene encoding deoxycytidylate deaminase-like; amino-acid sequence: MSSANNISDDFKEKCEVTGVINGKRENYLDWPDYFMAIAFLSAQRSKDPRTQVGACIVNEENKIVGIGYNGMPIGCHDDLMPWGREHSDVLQTKQLYVCHAELNAVLNKNSSDVKNCTIYVALFPCNECAKVVIQSGIKQVVYYSDKYHEKPEFIASRKMMDMAGVKYRQHIPKKTQILIDFSVIENMTQEVKDVLNKESD